TTAGCTTCATATATTGATCTAATTCCTTTTGCATGAGGAAGCCTTTGAAGTTATATATTTTAGCacaagatgatgatgatgatataaaAAGAGTTGTATATTATCTTAGCATTTTTTCTGCATAATACAGAGATTCACAATTCAATTATTGAAAAACTATGTTTATCATTGAATTTTGCTTGTACTAAAGAAGTCTTTGTAATTTGCAAATTTAATGTTgttaaatatttacttaatacATAAACTTCACAATGACAATTGCTAAAGTGGACCATTAAGTTTTCTTATCTATAAAGCGCAAATCATTAAGTTAAGTGTTTTCTCATTAAAAATATGTATCTTTAAAGACTACGAAGGGATAGGCGTTAGCTAATAAGGAAGCGTTTGGTTtgattgttttctgttttcattttcaccgaaaacagaaaatggtgataaaaatgtgtttggttgaatttctgaaaacatttccaatgaaaatgaaaacaggaaacaactagaaaataaaaacaataaaatctcattttcagtgttttcacTTGAGAACAGAAATCTCATTTCGGGTAAAATGAAATTACAGTgacaatgaatgtaattttaagcaaatctaaaaatacaaaaagacaagaaatcaatatatcataaatttttagtatttttatttcataaaaacagaaaacaagaagtcaaaccaaacatgttttcagaattctaatcttttgaaaatgaaaacagttttcagaaaatgaaaacagaaaataaaaatgcaaaccaaacacaccttaATGTTTGACCCCGAACCATGCATTTGATGGATCCAAGACTTAATTAAGTTCTGGTGCAGAGTTGACAATAGCTAGTCCAAAAGGGAGATAATTTGTTGAACATACAAATTATTAGTAATATCTAAACTATCTAACCAATACATATATACAAATTGTTAActcatttcttttttcaaaaaaaaaaaggttataactcaacttttaatttaacttcatttgttattttttatatttattttagaaaaaattagtattctaaatgattttgatattaaaaaaaagtcattgtcTCACGCCCATTGAGGGCAATGATTTTTTCCTTGTAGctccttcactttcttttcaTTCGTTAAAAAATAATGTCTTGGGATATAACTACATATTCAACCACAACGCTTGTGTCAAAAAGGTTACTTTGCAGTTTTACACTGCTATGTTAATGAAATTTGTATCAACGTATTAGCATTTTGATTGATAACTTATGTGTAAattgttatcattttttattctagGAATATTCAACCGTTctacatataataataacagGTCACCACCTGACTTCTTCCTCActagatattattttatttcctcattggaaaataatttaactGTATTATTATCTGAAAACTGATAGCTATGTATGCATATATACACACCAAACCAACCATAGTCCAAAAAAATACAACACCCTTATCTTCACTCATTCTTTCATTCACTTCACTTCCAAATTGTCATGGCTTCCACAGTGTTCTCATATCCTTCTCCTCTTCATCTTAAAACCTATccacacaaaacatcatcaaACCCTTCAGAGTTTTCCATTCACATCCAACCCAAAAAGCACTTTTCCATTAGATGCACATCTTTGGACTCCATTCCTGAGGCTGAGTTTCCAACTCCAGACCCTTCCTCAAGCACAGTGAACAGTGCAGAGTCCTTTCCCATTGAGAAGAGAAGGAGGTCAGAGAtagtgagagagagaagaggagaAAAACTAGTGCAGCCAGAGCCACCAAACTTTGAAATAGGTTGGAAGAGGACCAAAGAGATCAACCTAGAGAGGCCAATAGGGCATGTCATAGCTGATTTCTTGGAGAAGCTGGAGACCCTCATGGAGAAGGAGTTTGGATCAACAGAACTTCTGGCTAAGGTTGGGGAGATTGTGGCCGAGAGGGCAAGAGAGGAGGCTGAGATTCTCATGGATGAAGGGAAAGTGGAAGAGAGAATGGTGACTGAATTGTTTAGAGTGTTGAAGTTGATGGAGATGGACTTGGCAATGGTTAAGGCTGCTGTGAAGGAGGAGACTTTGGGTGAGAGGCTTGAGCTGGCCAAGGCAAGGTGCAGGCAAGCCATACTTGTTGCTTATTCCTTTTGAGAACTTTCATGGGAGATACAATGTAGGGTGTATTTGGATACACGTTGAAATCAGTTAAACGGAAAAATCACATTTTCCAAagcaaaaatgtcaaagaaatgTTGTAGTTTTCATCTAAATGTTAGTTGGTGTTGGATTCAACTGCTTCCCAAATACACACATAGTAGTTGTAAAGAACTTGAAAGTACTGATAAATTTTGCTGAATTGTGCACCCATTGACCTTTTTTTAATCGTCATATTCTTTTACCTAAGACATGACATCAGATTCTGatttaaagaaaaactaaaatgtgTACACATAAGTGGTTAAATGGTGTGTGTTGAACACTTTTGAGTTTTGAGAAGCCTAAGATTCATGTTCTTAGCTTAAACTATGAACTTATGCATAAGATAAGCAAGATTTCATCCCTTTCCTCACACTTGAACATAAGATAGCTTAAACTATCTGATagtgattttatttatgttaagcCTTTTCTTTAGTATCTTATGTTATGAGGTTCTTGCCTCCTATGTTGACTCTAATGACCTAAAGGAGAACATTATTGCCTTACTAACATTGGATTGAACTTCCGacccaaattatttatttgttgtgtgGTTTGTATGGCATTCTGTTATTAGAAGGATATCTGTTAACACAGAAATGTCTCACTGcaagaaaatcattaataatttaaaaatgtcacTAAGAAAATCTTGTgacaatatttaaattatcaCCCAGCGTCTCTACAATCTTCACTAATAGATATGGCGATAATGATCATTTATTTGTCACTACTAATAATgtttagttaaataaaataaaaataattgcaatttttaattatgaacCAATGCATACTGCCttgggttttatttatttatttctttatattattatatacacgAGTCATTAAATAGAATAAAGATAGTCTTGggcataaaaaaattgaaaataaacttatttattactatttttatatttttttttatcatggacAAGGTACAAGGGTAACGTTTGGTTAGTTAATCATTATATTCATTGATGTACcaaaagaaaatcattatatTCATTGGTTTGTTGTTTAACATGataccttttaattttaattttttagagtaACATCTCACATTTAAgagattaatatattttttttattcaacacCACTATAATTAGGACCTTAGTTTTGGTCCTTTAAACGACTATAGAACTAATTCTCGATCCAAACTTAATCGTacttaaaattctctatccttTCCCAAGAGTATATCATGTGATAATCAAACTAAGTATTTTCCCCCAAACTCAATGTGTTGTCAGCTACACCCATTAGGTCACCTAATCTCTTTGTATACGTTCAAATGCTGAAGGTTAAAATCCCCTGGCGACAATATTTTTTCCATAActgatgtttttaaaaaatatttgaatcacTTCTACTATTTGTATATGTTCAACGCGTCTATTATAAATGAAACGGTTGAATTGTGAACTGAGCATCTTCAATTTGATATCCATTTTGACTTTTAAAACTCCAGTAAACAACAGTACCGTTGATTCATTCGTTACCAcgtcaataaaataatttgcaaaaacGAATTGttgcataaatatttataatcattgagTAAATATTATATTCCCTTTTTCCTTGTTAGCAACATTGTCAGGGCAATTCTGAAAATGTTGCGGAAGCAGAAATGGTTATATAGGAACTTGGTAGGtatgattcataaaaaaatggtgGCTGAAAAATTTGTAGAGCAAACTTGATGAAACGCACTATACAAAGCCGTCTTATTAAGGAGCCTCATTCAGAAATCAGAATCATGCAAATCAGTGGCAGTAACACGTAGCAGAGAATCATGACGTTTCTGTGAAGGCAGAAGCCCAAGCTTATCCTTGATTTCCGAAAGCAACTCGAGGAAAGTGTGCAAATGACTTGACTCTTCAATCAGAGAAAATACCTATTATGCATACAAAGACAAAAATGTTGTCAACACAATGTGGGCTAATGTAATGGAGCAAACATCATAAAGGCTCCGTCTTCCTGCGCCCATTAAAAATCACCGACAATCCCTTTCATTCTGGAAAGAGTAATCTGGAATGAAGACTCTTTTCAGAATGAAAGGGGAGTGCCGAGTGATTTTGAGGTGCAGGAAGAGATGCCCTGCCATAAAACCTGAAAATTTTTCCACAACCCGTTAACAATATTTCAAGCACAAAACAACATAGCTGCTTGAAAGAGTTTCAGACTAGCACATGTAATCCTCAGCGCAAACTACAACAATAACTCAACATAGCCAGCCATGTTTCTTACATCATAGAATTATACAAATTAAGTGAAAAGGAAGCTATAGCCAACCTTATCAAAGAGAAATTCCATAACTTGCTCATCACTTTGGAACTTATCCATGAGCAGATTACACAATTCGACAGCAGAACTGACACAAAATATAATGAACTTAAGTAAATTGcagaatatatttttagtggATAGAAATTCAATAAAGTGAAGGGAAAACAACAAACCTTAAATGCTTATTCCAAATACAATACAAGATGATTCTGCAGCAAGCATCATTCCAATAGTCTGTATCATCCAATTCCTCAAGTAGCAGAAGCAACCTATCCAACTCACCCTCGGAATGAGTGTGCTCCTATGGTTGTCCAATGGCTTGATTATGAATGATTGTAAGTTAAAAACTATAGAAAATACTGATATTTTCAAAACCTTACAATGAGACTCGTAATTTCTTTTGCCTCCAGCTTGTGTCCAGATTGTTTGATTTTGTCATAAATAACTAGAGCCCCAGACAATTGCCCATGTGATGCAAGTACTGAGACAAGAAAACCCTTGATTTGATTCAAGCTCTTCGGTGGTATCAATGGATCTAAGATTACCTGTAATGTTAAGGATTAATGAGATCACCATAAAAGGTTACTCAGTGCTTTAAGCATATAATAAATGGCTCTAGTCTAAGTATATCACACATTTCTAAAAGATTGGTATATGAAACCTATTACTGTGTTATACAGTCCTAAAAACCACTGAAATCATGGCATCGAGGAATAACAGAAAATGGGAATATACACCAGGTAGtgcataaaacaaaaagaaaaagaacaatgcTTTCACAAATTCAAGGAGAAATTGGGCTGAAAGATATATGCAAGTTCATCCAGACAGATATTTTGGGCTTGAAAAATGCATCTATATCCCTTTTGGACCTAGTGATTAGTTCAAGGAAGCAGCATCTGCTGCTTGGACCCAtaccttttttgctttctccaaCTGTCCGCAAGCAGCATAAGCATTTATAAGTGCCATGAAAATTTGCTTGGTAGCTACGATTCCAGATTGCTTCAGTTCTTCATAATACTACAAGCATAATGTTGAAACATAAAATCACGAGCTTTCAATACATCTGTGGACAGTATATCTTAATTACTTCAGTTTATCAAAACTATATTTATGTAAACCCAAAAATATTATAGTGCAGCATCACTACATTAgcacaaataaacaaaaagggaaaaaccgTAAGCTTAGTGAAGCCATGCATGAtaacattgaaaaaaattaactttgagCAGTATTTGGTTCTTCTGATCAGTATTTGGTTCTTCTGATCAATATAACTCTTAATTTTTGCCAAGAAGTTTGAGTTAACATCAGAAGGAACAATAGAAGAAAGAGCAAAAACCTTTGAACACAAACACTGGTTTAAAAGATCACAAAATGCCCAAAACAGAAGGGATGAGTTTATTCCTGATTCAGTCAGATAGATATGTAAGAAACTATAAACTATTATGTGGCTATTAAGCACAACTTACCTTTGCTATATCCTCTTTAGTTTCGGAGTTGCTGATCAGGCAGCTGAAAGTCTGTGAATCAGGCTTTACATCAGCACATTGCATGTGCTCAAGAACCCTCACCCCATCACTAATGTTTTTCTGCAAAATTTAGGGCaaaagggtgagaaagaggaTGCATGGTTTAAACTAGGTGACATGTCGATTTAAATACATCTTCAAAGGTCAAAATATTTGAGACTTATTATATAAATCAGTGACAATAAAACAGTATTAACATGTTAAGAACGCattaacatgtttttatttaaattacaaaatcataATGAAAGCAATGAATTACATTGATACATTgccaaaatctaaaaatacaaggAGTTAATGTCTGCAAGTGGGTATTAATTTCTAGATTTGGTGAGCATGGTATGATTTCCCTTCACCTACAATCCTAGGAGTGACCTTGTTCAAGGATTTGCATCACATCTATAATCTGTATAACTAAACAAAAAGGGCCATTGAACAAAAATATGACTAATGGCTGTAACAATTTCAGATGGTCCCATGTTTAGCcaccaacaattaaaaaaaagaaacgaaATCAATAATGAATTGTCAAAATCTGGTTCCAATGGAATAATGGATTCAAG
The nucleotide sequence above comes from Glycine soja cultivar W05 chromosome 11, ASM419377v2, whole genome shotgun sequence. Encoded proteins:
- the LOC114374358 gene encoding uncharacterized protein LOC114374358, which encodes MASTVFSYPSPLHLKTYPHKTSSNPSEFSIHIQPKKHFSIRCTSLDSIPEAEFPTPDPSSSTVNSAESFPIEKRRRSEIVRERRGEKLVQPEPPNFEIGWKRTKEINLERPIGHVIADFLEKLETLMEKEFGSTELLAKVGEIVAERAREEAEILMDEGKVEERMVTELFRVLKLMEMDLAMVKAAVKEETLGERLELAKARCRQAILVAYSF
- the LOC114377563 gene encoding pentatricopeptide repeat-containing protein At4g21880, mitochondrial-like isoform X2; amino-acid sequence: MVLIISVEDVIKKFKDLHQRLEVSPSSSSYEKLILHSCALLEVHVALDIVDEMCEAGLTLSTKALHSILQICDDTSEYNLVHRIFSTIRHYNLESDDETFRSMIDFFLKMKDIEGAYKMLDDLEELNLKLTPGMYNAIMAECFQEKNISDGVRVLEHMQCADVKPDSQTFSCLISNSETKEDIAKYYEELKQSGIVATKQIFMALINAYAACGQLEKAKKVILDPLIPPKSLNQIKGFLVSVLASHGQLSGALVIYDKIKQSGHKLEAKEITSLIEHTHSEGELDRLLLLLEELDDTDYWNDACCRIILYCIWNKHLSSAVELCNLLMDKFQSDEQVMEFLFDKVFSLIEESSHLHTFLELLSEIKDKLGLLPSQKRHDSLLRVTATDLHDSDF
- the LOC114377563 gene encoding pentatricopeptide repeat-containing protein At4g21880, mitochondrial-like isoform X1, which encodes MKEILKLLEIIDIKNLSSAESVAKVFQALGRLLLEPLAEKFLLDFKTSDHEADNITNFIASYAVSIPDLSIRNISQMVLIISVEDVIKKFKDLHQRLEVSPSSSSYEKLILHSCALLEVHVALDIVDEMCEAGLTLSTKALHSILQICDDTSEYNLVHRIFSTIRHYNLESDDETFRSMIDFFLKMKDIEGAYKMLDDLEELNLKLTPGMYNAIMAECFQEKNISDGVRVLEHMQCADVKPDSQTFSCLISNSETKEDIAKYYEELKQSGIVATKQIFMALINAYAACGQLEKAKKVILDPLIPPKSLNQIKGFLVSVLASHGQLSGALVIYDKIKQSGHKLEAKEITSLIEHTHSEGELDRLLLLLEELDDTDYWNDACCRIILYCIWNKHLSSAVELCNLLMDKFQSDEQVMEFLFDKVFSLIEESSHLHTFLELLSEIKDKLGLLPSQKRHDSLLRVTATDLHDSDF